A genomic stretch from Camelus dromedarius isolate mCamDro1 chromosome 10, mCamDro1.pat, whole genome shotgun sequence includes:
- the ZBTB34 gene encoding zinc finger and BTB domain-containing protein 34 yields MSVEMDSSSFIQFDVPEYSSTVLSQLNELRLQGKLCDIIVHIQGQPFRAHKAVLAASSPYFRDHSALSTMSGLSISVIKNPNVFEQLLSFCYTGRMSLQLKDVVSFLTAASFLQMQCVIDKCTQILESIHSKISVGDVDSVTVGTEETPESRNGVKDSSFFANPVEISPPYCSQVRQPTTSSDLRMETTPSKALRSRLQEEGHSDRGSSGSVSEYEIQIEGDHEQGDLLVRESQITEVKVKMEKSDRPSCSDSSSLGDDGYHTEMVDGEQVVAVNVGSYGSVLQHAYSYSQAASQPTSVSEAFGSLSNSSPSRSMLSCFRGGRARQKRALSVHLHSDLQGLMQGSDSEAMMNNPGYESSPRERSARGHWYPYNERLICIYCGKSFNQKGSLDRHMRLHMGITPFVCKFCGKKYTRKDQLEYHIRGHTDDKPFRCEICGKCFPFQGTLNQHLRKNHPGVAEVRSRIESPERTDVYVEQKLENDTSASEMALDSRMEIHTVSDVPD; encoded by the coding sequence ATGTCAGTAGAAATGGACAGCAGCAGTTTTATTCAGTTTGATGTGCCCGAGTACAGCAGCACTGTTCTGAGCCAGCTAAACGAACTCCGCCTGCAAGGGAAACTATGTGACATCATTGTCCACATTCAGGGTCAGCCGTTCCGAGCCCACAAAGCAGTCCTCGCAGCCAGCTCTCCCTATTTCCGGGACCATTCAGCATTAAGTACCATGAGTGGCTTGTCAATATCAGTGATTAAAAATCCCAATGTGTTTGAACAGTTGCTTTCATTTTGTTACACTGGAAGAATGTCCTTGCAGCTGAAGGATGTTGTCAGTTTTCTGACAGCAGCCAGCTTTCTTCAGATGCAGTGTGTCATTGACAAGTGCACGCAGATCCTTGAGAGCATCCATTCAAAGATCAGTGTTGGAGATGTGGACTCCGTGACCGTCGGCACTGAGGAGACTCCAGAGAGTCGTAATGGAGTTAAAGACAGCAGCTTCTTTGCCAACCCGGTTGAGATCTCCCCTCCATACTGCTCTCAGGTACGGCAGCCCACCACAAGCAGTGATCTCCGGATGGAGACGACGCCCAGCAAAGCTTTGCGCAGCCGTTTACAGGAGGAAGGGCACTCGGACCGAGGGAGCAGTGGGAGCGTCTCTGAATACGAGATTCAGATAGAGGGGGACCATGAGCAAGGGGACCTGTTGGTGAGGGAGAGCCAGATCACTGAGGTGAAAGTGAAGATGGAAAAGTCCGACCGGCCCAGCTGTTCTGACAGCTCCTCCCTGGGAGACGATGGGTACCACACCGAGATGGTTGATGGGGAGCAAGTTGTGGCAGTGAATGTGGGTTCCTATGGTTCTGTTCTCCAGCACGCGTATTCCTACTCCCAAGCAGCCTCACAGCCAACTAGTGTATCCGAAGCTTTCGGAAGTTTGAGTAATTCCAGCCCATCCAGATCCATGCTGAGCTGTTTCCGAGGAGGGCGTGCTCGCCAAAAGCGGGCTCTTTCTGTCCATCTGCACAGTGATCTGCAGGGCTTGATGCAGGGTTCCGACAGTGAAGCTATGATGAATAACCCTGGGTATGAGAGCAGTCCCCGGGAGAGGAGTGCGAGAGGCCACTGGTACCCGTACAACGAGAGGTTGATCTGTATTTACTGTGGGAAGTCCTTCAACCAGAAAGGAAGCCTTGACAGGCACATGCGACTCCACATGGGAATCACCCCCTTTGTGTGCAAGTTCTGCGGGAAGAAATACACACGGAAGGACCAGCTGGAGTACCACATCCGGGGCCACACTGATGATAAACCATTCCGCTGTGAGATCTGCGGAAAGTGCTTTCCATTCCAGGGTACCCTCAACCAGCACCTGCGGAAAAACCACCCGGGCGTGGCAGAAGTCAGGAGTCGCATCGAGTCCCCAGAGAGAACAGATGTGTATGTGGAACAGAAACTAGAAAACGATACATCGGCCTCAGAGATGGCCCTAGATTCCCGGATGGAAATTCACACAGTGTCTGATGTTCCTGATTAA